One window of the Candidatus Zixiibacteriota bacterium genome contains the following:
- a CDS encoding conserved hypothetical protein (Evidence 4 : Unknown function but conserved in other organisms), which yields MGFWEKLSNMDRRWIYLLVAISVIIPMLVVIKFPIEISPEARQLYNAVESLPDSSVVFLTFDYYPSTLAETEPMSIAALNQMFRKNMKVITMTTIPLGGPSIAERVTRMVAQKYNKVYGVDYVNLGYKANYVAVLKGMGSSIESIYPSDNTGTPLADLPLMRNVKNYADIKFIFVVADNAIVDYWISIVNAQYKTPVGAGMTAVMAPKMYSFVQAGQLTGLLGGMKGAAEYEELVGVKGNATRGMDAQSLVHLLIIGFVILGNISYFVTKKKTERRKTP from the coding sequence ATGGGCTTTTGGGAAAAATTGTCTAACATGGATCGCCGCTGGATTTATCTGCTGGTGGCCATTTCCGTGATAATCCCCATGCTGGTCGTCATTAAATTCCCCATCGAGATTTCCCCCGAGGCCCGCCAGTTGTATAATGCCGTCGAGTCCCTGCCGGACAGTTCCGTGGTTTTTCTGACTTTCGATTATTATCCGTCGACACTGGCCGAAACCGAGCCGATGTCGATCGCCGCCCTGAACCAGATGTTCCGAAAAAATATGAAAGTGATTACGATGACTACCATTCCCCTGGGGGGCCCATCGATTGCCGAAAGGGTGACCCGTATGGTGGCCCAAAAATATAATAAAGTCTACGGTGTTGATTACGTGAATCTCGGCTACAAGGCCAATTATGTCGCCGTCCTTAAGGGCATGGGAAGTTCCATCGAATCGATTTATCCTTCGGACAATACCGGGACTCCTCTCGCGGACCTGCCTCTTATGAGAAATGTGAAAAATTATGCTGATATAAAATTCATTTTTGTCGTCGCCGATAACGCCATTGTCGATTACTGGATTTCGATTGTCAATGCCCAGTACAAAACCCCGGTCGGGGCCGGCATGACCGCTGTCATGGCGCCAAAAATGTATTCTTTCGTCCAGGCGGGCCAATTGACCGGACTACTGGGGGGAATGAAAGGGGCGGCCGAGTACGAGGAACTGGTCGGGGTTAAAGGAAACGCCACCCGCGGAATGGACGCCCAGTCGCTGGTTCATCTTTTGATTATCGGTTTCGTGATTCTCGGGAATATAAGTTATTTTGTCACCAAAAAGAAAACCGAACGGAGAAAGACCCCATGA
- a CDS encoding conserved membrane hypothetical protein (Evidence 4 : Unknown function but conserved in other organisms) — protein sequence MTLFQQFQIWLGAFLVLSLFSFLYKDNPFYKLAEHIFAGLSAGYYIGLIWQNVIIQQLIDPMFDQGRWWLVFPGILGLLMFTRFFPKWSWVSRISLAFIMGNTAGVFLISQLHGIVLPQTVATMLSLNPRNGFGAVLLALVIFCGVISTLIYFYFSKEHKGVLGATAKVGIWFIMISFGAHFGYTVMARISLLIGQVRFLLFDWGGAIKQLF from the coding sequence ATGACCCTTTTCCAGCAGTTCCAGATCTGGCTCGGGGCTTTCCTGGTTCTATCGCTCTTTTCGTTTCTTTACAAGGATAATCCCTTTTACAAACTGGCCGAGCATATTTTCGCCGGGCTTTCGGCCGGTTACTATATCGGGCTCATCTGGCAGAATGTCATCATCCAGCAGTTAATCGATCCGATGTTCGATCAGGGCCGCTGGTGGCTGGTTTTTCCCGGCATTCTGGGACTTTTGATGTTCACCCGCTTCTTCCCCAAATGGTCCTGGGTCAGCCGGATATCATTGGCTTTTATCATGGGCAACACCGCCGGTGTCTTTCTTATTTCGCAATTGCACGGCATAGTCCTTCCCCAGACCGTCGCCACCATGCTGTCTCTAAATCCCCGCAACGGTTTCGGAGCCGTTCTTCTCGCCCTGGTTATTTTCTGCGGGGTCATCTCGACTTTAATTTACTTTTACTTCTCCAAGGAACACAAGGGTGTTCTCGGGGCGACTGCCAAAGTCGGCATCTGGTTCATTATGATTTCCTTCGGCGCCCACTTCGGCTATACCGTCATGGCCCGTATTTCCCTTCTTATCGGTCAGGTCCGCTTTCTTCTCTTTGATTGGGGCGGCGCCATCAAACAACTTTTCTGA
- a CDS encoding conserved hypothetical protein (Evidence 4 : Unknown function but conserved in other organisms) produces MSNGLKVIIPVAGIGTRMRPHTYSIPKPLLPVAGKPVLAHVIDPLLPLEPEEVVFVIGHLGIQIVDFVQSNYSFKAVFVEQEHLLGLGYAIHLAVEKITDGPVMVVLGDTIARTDFPAFVRHGGNVVGLKEVADPRRFGVAVVADGHLISLEEKPKKPKSTLALMGLYYFEQLEPLKSQLARLVSLGQKTSGEIQLTDALQFMIQDGAILKPFLVDGWYDCGKLETFLETNRRLLDLTAPPTVYPGSVIIPPVSIAPSAVVEESIIGPYVSISDGARVRRSIVRDTIIAGDAVVETSLLESSIIGEKTAVRGKHGRLNIAGSTEFGI; encoded by the coding sequence ATGTCAAACGGACTTAAAGTTATAATTCCGGTGGCCGGAATCGGCACCAGGATGCGGCCGCATACATATTCTATCCCCAAACCGCTCCTGCCGGTGGCCGGCAAACCGGTGCTGGCCCACGTGATCGACCCGCTTCTCCCGCTGGAGCCGGAGGAAGTGGTCTTTGTTATCGGGCATCTCGGTATTCAGATTGTCGATTTTGTTCAATCCAATTACTCTTTCAAGGCCGTTTTCGTGGAGCAGGAGCATCTTCTTGGGCTCGGTTATGCCATTCATCTGGCCGTGGAAAAAATCACCGACGGCCCCGTCATGGTGGTCCTTGGTGATACCATCGCCCGCACCGATTTCCCGGCCTTTGTCCGCCACGGCGGCAATGTGGTCGGCCTCAAAGAAGTTGCCGATCCCCGGCGGTTCGGGGTCGCCGTCGTCGCGGACGGCCACCTGATCTCGCTCGAAGAAAAACCGAAAAAACCGAAATCGACTCTGGCCTTAATGGGGCTCTATTATTTTGAACAGCTCGAACCCCTCAAATCGCAGTTGGCCCGCCTGGTTTCGCTCGGACAGAAAACCAGCGGGGAGATTCAATTGACTGATGCTCTTCAGTTCATGATTCAGGACGGCGCGATTCTGAAACCGTTCCTGGTCGATGGCTGGTACGATTGCGGCAAACTGGAAACTTTTCTCGAAACCAACCGCCGCCTGCTTGATCTTACCGCGCCGCCGACCGTATATCCCGGCTCGGTCATAATTCCGCCGGTCAGTATCGCCCCGTCGGCGGTAGTCGAAGAATCAATCATCGGGCCGTATGTTTCCATTTCCGACGGCGCCAGAGTGCGGCGATCCATCGTTCGTGATACCATCATTGCCGGCGATGCCGTGGTGGAGACAAGTTTGCTGGAATCATCGATCATCGGCGAGAAGACCGCTGTCCGCGGCAAACACGGGCGGCTCAATATTGCCGGCTCAACCGAATTTGGAATTTAA
- the metK gene encoding methionine adenosyltransferase 1 (Evidence 2a : Function from experimental evidences in other organisms; PubMedId : 10551856, 10660564, 2198270, 6094561, 7629147, 7629176, 8231813, 8550549, 8611562, 8723769, 9753435; Product type e : enzyme), with protein sequence MAEGNFLFTSESVTEGHPDKVCDQISDAVLDGVLKEDKKGRVACESFVTVGLLIVGGEITTDAYVDIPKLVRGLVKDIGYTDPEFGFAYNSIGILNAIGSQSPDIKQGVDTGGAGDQGLMSGYACRETKELMPMPIMLAHKLTKRLAEVRKKKILPYLGPDGKSQVTVEYRNGKPHRIDAVVVSAQHTTAILDRTGKKITKQAREEIIETVVRPIIPKAMLDNKTKYFVNPTGKFVIGGPQSDTGMTGRKIIVDTYGGMASHGGGAFSGKDPTKVDRSASYMARYIAKNVVAAGLADKCTIQLAYAIGVAEPVSVMVFTDKTDKIGEKKLMQIIRKNFDLTPRGIIKSLDLLRPIYRKTATYGHFGWSDPDYTWEKTDKVKALQKDA encoded by the coding sequence ATGGCTGAAGGGAACTTTCTTTTTACTTCGGAATCGGTCACGGAGGGACACCCCGATAAGGTCTGCGATCAGATTTCTGACGCGGTTTTGGACGGAGTTCTCAAAGAGGACAAGAAAGGACGCGTCGCCTGTGAATCGTTTGTCACGGTCGGTCTTCTTATAGTCGGCGGCGAAATAACTACCGACGCTTATGTCGATATTCCCAAACTGGTCCGCGGTCTGGTCAAAGATATCGGTTACACCGACCCGGAATTCGGCTTTGCCTATAATTCTATCGGTATCCTGAACGCTATCGGCTCCCAGTCACCCGATATCAAGCAGGGAGTCGATACCGGCGGCGCCGGCGACCAGGGGCTTATGTCCGGCTACGCCTGCCGGGAAACCAAGGAATTGATGCCGATGCCGATCATGCTGGCCCATAAACTGACCAAACGTCTCGCCGAGGTTCGCAAGAAAAAAATCCTGCCGTATCTCGGTCCCGACGGCAAATCGCAGGTGACGGTCGAGTACCGCAATGGCAAGCCGCACCGGATCGATGCCGTCGTCGTCTCCGCCCAGCATACCACCGCCATTCTCGACAGGACCGGCAAAAAAATCACCAAGCAGGCCCGCGAGGAGATAATCGAGACGGTTGTCAGGCCGATTATCCCCAAAGCGATGCTCGATAATAAAACCAAGTACTTTGTCAACCCCACCGGCAAATTTGTCATCGGCGGACCGCAGTCCGATACCGGCATGACCGGCCGCAAAATCATTGTCGATACCTACGGCGGCATGGCCAGCCACGGCGGCGGCGCTTTCTCCGGCAAGGATCCGACCAAGGTTGACCGCAGCGCCTCATACATGGCCCGCTATATCGCCAAAAACGTGGTCGCGGCGGGACTAGCCGACAAATGCACCATCCAGTTGGCTTACGCCATTGGCGTGGCCGAACCGGTCTCGGTCATGGTGTTTACCGACAAAACCGATAAAATCGGTGAGAAGAAACTGATGCAGATTATCCGCAAGAATTTCGACCTGACCCCGAGAGGCATCATCAAGTCGCTCGATCTCCTTCGCCCCATTTACCGCAAAACCGCTACTTATGGCCATTTCGGCTGGAGCGACCCCGATTACACCTGGGAAAAGACCGACAAAGTCAAAGCCCTTCAGAAGGACGCCTGA
- the ahcY gene encoding Adenosylhomocysteinase, whose protein sequence is MARVNCDIADPKLAPAGKLRIEWAERNMPVLRLIRERFTKEKPLKGVNMACCLHVTTETANLMITLKAGGANIALCASNPLSTQDDAAASLVEDFGVPVFAINAEDKKTYYKHIHQALDFKPQITMDDGADLVSTLHSDRQELIPNIIGGTEETTTGVIRLKAMAQDGALKYPIIAVNDSKTKHFFDNRYGTGQSTVDGILRATNALIAGAKVIVAGYGWCGRGFASRAQGIGGHVIVTEVDPTKAIEAVMDGFEVLPMSEAARIGDIFVTLTGDINVIREEHFARMKDGAIVCNSGHFNVEIDIPALEKMKTKKRKVREFVEEYTLKDGRKINILGEGRLINLAAAEGHPAMVMDMSFANQALGAEYLLAHGKKLDKKVYVVPEKIDNSIAALKLKSMGVKIDRLTPEQKKYLTSWEMGT, encoded by the coding sequence ATGGCCAGGGTCAATTGCGATATCGCCGATCCCAAACTCGCGCCGGCGGGGAAACTCCGGATCGAATGGGCCGAGCGCAATATGCCGGTACTGCGGCTCATCCGCGAGCGGTTCACCAAAGAGAAACCGCTCAAGGGCGTCAACATGGCCTGCTGTCTGCATGTCACCACCGAGACCGCCAACCTGATGATTACCCTCAAGGCCGGCGGCGCTAATATCGCCCTCTGCGCCTCCAATCCGCTTTCCACGCAGGATGATGCCGCCGCTTCGCTCGTTGAGGATTTCGGCGTCCCGGTTTTTGCCATCAATGCCGAAGATAAGAAAACCTACTACAAGCATATCCATCAGGCCCTCGATTTCAAGCCGCAGATCACTATGGATGACGGTGCCGATCTGGTTTCCACTCTTCATTCCGACCGTCAGGAACTGATTCCGAATATCATCGGCGGAACCGAAGAGACCACCACCGGCGTCATTCGTCTCAAAGCGATGGCGCAGGACGGCGCGCTCAAATATCCGATTATTGCCGTCAACGATTCCAAGACCAAGCATTTCTTCGATAACCGCTATGGCACCGGGCAGTCGACGGTCGACGGCATCCTCCGCGCCACCAACGCCCTGATCGCCGGGGCCAAAGTGATTGTCGCCGGCTACGGATGGTGCGGGCGCGGATTCGCTTCGCGGGCGCAGGGGATAGGCGGGCATGTTATTGTCACCGAGGTTGACCCGACCAAGGCCATCGAGGCTGTCATGGATGGTTTCGAAGTTCTGCCGATGTCCGAAGCGGCTCGTATCGGCGATATTTTTGTTACCCTCACCGGCGATATCAATGTCATCCGCGAGGAGCATTTTGCCAGAATGAAAGACGGTGCTATTGTCTGCAACTCCGGCCATTTCAATGTCGAAATCGATATCCCGGCGCTCGAAAAAATGAAAACCAAAAAACGCAAAGTGCGCGAATTTGTCGAAGAGTACACTCTGAAAGACGGCCGGAAAATCAATATCCTCGGCGAGGGGCGTCTGATCAATCTGGCGGCGGCGGAAGGGCATCCGGCGATGGTAATGGATATGTCATTCGCCAATCAGGCCCTCGGCGCCGAGTATCTGCTGGCGCACGGGAAGAAACTCGATAAGAAGGTTTATGTCGTTCCGGAGAAGATTGATAACAGCATCGCCGCCCTGAAACTCAAATCGATGGGTGTCAAAATTGATCGCCTGACCCCGGAGCAGAAGAAGTATCTGACCTCTTGGGAAATGGGGACTTGA
- a CDS encoding hypothetical protein (Evidence 5 : Unknown function), whose amino-acid sequence MDDELLKIWPKEKFYNRVEFIGRLEAAGKSLDKLHIIIQYSQLTSKPIRGIIIGNIATFGNLIDFMKLPTRKFILKSSDDSGNRIFSDAVYISRAHSSGSSENLRFVAGELILDNLQIRNEIRANQTGERHLTFYISGPRQLWPSYGILSTSFLGNMNYDVHETLLEVAPDLPCSIEARPVFKFEQDVREDINVSVKDVYALHLTTAEPINNLTNEQYIDLGKALADDLTLLLSFIAREWISWFSYAFEGAGEISEYIRESRERKESKIDINNIAVPLHRIREFLKIGLGNLRLLRESGIDLSTAIAYLINGNQLYYVQERFSAFFMSLEIIKDYFASEKNLYNVLPNKEFNKLKVKLKEFIRQEVPSESAAKKMQGKINELNRVSFRALFDAMCEHYDVIWQDLYPDGSSLSVIETRNILFHTGKKIDIELLYKDEIRIHSFVERLILKILGWNEKVSVPNEAIRMWLSS is encoded by the coding sequence ATGGATGACGAATTATTAAAAATCTGGCCAAAAGAGAAATTTTATAATCGTGTTGAATTTATTGGCCGATTGGAGGCTGCTGGTAAATCATTGGACAAACTGCATATCATAATTCAATATTCACAATTAACTAGCAAGCCCATAAGAGGGATTATTATAGGAAATATTGCAACGTTTGGCAATTTGATAGATTTTATGAAATTGCCAACGCGAAAATTTATACTTAAATCATCTGATGATAGTGGCAATAGAATTTTCAGCGATGCTGTTTATATATCTCGCGCCCACTCGTCCGGATCAAGTGAAAACCTCAGGTTCGTTGCCGGTGAATTAATTCTCGATAATCTGCAAATTCGGAATGAGATTAGAGCAAATCAAACTGGAGAGCGCCATCTAACTTTCTACATTTCTGGACCGCGACAGTTATGGCCTTCTTATGGTATATTGTCCACTTCATTTCTGGGCAATATGAATTATGACGTGCATGAGACTCTCCTCGAAGTTGCCCCGGATCTGCCATGTTCAATAGAGGCAAGGCCGGTATTTAAGTTTGAGCAAGATGTGCGCGAGGACATTAATGTAAGCGTTAAGGATGTATATGCATTACACTTGACCACAGCCGAACCTATCAATAATTTGACAAATGAACAATATATTGATTTGGGTAAGGCGTTGGCCGATGACCTAACCCTTCTTCTTTCTTTCATTGCTCGGGAATGGATATCATGGTTCTCGTATGCATTTGAAGGCGCTGGTGAGATTTCTGAATATATAAGGGAGTCCAGAGAACGTAAGGAATCAAAAATTGATATAAATAATATAGCAGTCCCATTGCATAGAATTCGAGAATTTCTGAAAATAGGATTAGGAAATTTGCGATTACTGCGAGAAAGCGGGATTGATCTTAGCACTGCAATTGCGTATTTGATTAACGGAAACCAACTCTATTATGTTCAAGAGAGATTTAGCGCATTCTTTATGTCCTTGGAAATTATTAAAGATTACTTTGCATCGGAAAAAAATCTCTACAATGTACTACCTAATAAGGAATTCAATAAATTAAAGGTAAAATTAAAAGAATTTATAAGGCAGGAAGTGCCCAGCGAATCCGCGGCCAAGAAAATGCAAGGGAAAATTAACGAGTTGAATAGAGTTTCATTTCGCGCTCTTTTTGACGCGATGTGTGAGCATTATGATGTAATTTGGCAGGATTTATATCCTGACGGAAGCAGCCTGAGCGTTATTGAGACGCGCAATATCCTTTTCCATACAGGTAAGAAGATTGACATTGAATTGCTTTATAAAGACGAAATTAGAATACATTCCTTTGTTGAGCGGTTGATTTTGAAAATACTTGGTTGGAACGAAAAAGTGAGCGTTCCTAACGAGGCTATTAGGATGTGGCTAAGTTCCTGA
- a CDS encoding conserved membrane hypothetical protein (Evidence 4 : Unknown function but conserved in other organisms) translates to MSRWAPYLLSILRITSAFMFIQPGMMKLFAFPIGIPPNGGTVPLVSELGLAGILEVFGGALLLVGLFTRPVAFILSGEMAVAYFQGHFPQSFWTVVNNGFAAVLFCFVWLYISAAGPGPWSLDAWREKRRRRPRYF, encoded by the coding sequence ATGTCTCGATGGGCTCCCTATTTGTTGAGCATCCTCCGCATCACCTCGGCCTTCATGTTTATTCAGCCGGGGATGATGAAACTCTTCGCTTTCCCGATCGGCATTCCGCCCAACGGCGGCACCGTCCCTCTGGTATCGGAACTGGGACTGGCCGGCATTCTCGAAGTTTTTGGCGGGGCGTTGCTTCTGGTTGGTCTCTTCACGCGCCCCGTGGCCTTCATTCTATCGGGCGAAATGGCCGTGGCCTACTTCCAGGGGCATTTCCCGCAAAGTTTCTGGACAGTCGTGAATAACGGCTTCGCGGCGGTCCTATTTTGCTTTGTCTGGCTGTACATCTCCGCCGCCGGCCCCGGTCCCTGGAGTCTTGATGCCTGGCGCGAAAAAAGAAGGAGACGTCCGCGATATTTCTGA